In the genome of Anabaena cylindrica PCC 7122, the window ATTTGTCTCTTTATATTCAACAGCTAAAAACTCCCACTGCTATTATTTGGGGACAAAAATCACAATTTACCGGTCCAGAAATTGGTCGTCGCTTTGCAGAAATGAATCCCCAAGCTATCCAATATTTTCAAGCTTTAGAAAATGTAGGGTTAACACCGCAATTAGAATTACCTGCGGTGACGATAGGATTAATTCGTAAATTTTTAACTTTGCTGAATGGGTGAATGGGGATTGGGGATTGGGGATTGGGGATTGGGGATTGGGGACTGGGGACTGGGGACTGGGGACTGGGGACTGGGGACTGGGGGAGATTAGGAAGCAGAGGAAGAAATTTATTTACCCATTACCCATTACCCATTACCCATCACCAAAATGCTATTTATTATTTAAGCGAATATCAATAACGGAAGCGTTAAAGTTGTAGTTAAAACCTTCTAATTCAAAAGGCATCCCAATTTTAACTTTACTATTACCTAAAACTGGACCACCATTGGTAACTTGAGCTTTACCTTCTAAGGTCAAAAGAAAATCTCTACTAAAATTATTGGCTCTTGGATCTGGTAATTCTTTAACAGAACCATCTGGTTGGGGAACAGTGATTGTTCTTGGTAGTTCTTGAATGGATTTAATGCCAATTTCACCGTGGGGTTGATTACGAATAATTACATTGGTTTTACCACCCTTGTTAAATCCTTGTTTAAATAACTGCTCAGGATCACGGACATTTAAACCACGGACTACTAAATCTACTTCAATAGGTAGTGTTTTTGTACCGACTTGAGCAACGGAACCGGAAGTTCCGGGATATATAAAGATGCCAATTATAACTAGTAATATTACCAGCCCAGCACCTAAATCAAGTAAGTTGATTTTGCCGAATAAGCGACCTTTGGAATCTAAAATAGGCATAACAAGTTTTCTGAAATTAAAGTGAAGTAATAAATCAAAGCGTCCGCAAGGTGGAGTTATGCGACAGTCTATCATGACTGAGACAGTTCCGAGCAGTGGGAGTAGAAAGCTGACTAAGAAAGCACTTGAGAATTTCTGATTCTTAATCATAGCTTAGACTTTGAGAGTTTTCCGGCTTGCTATGCTGATGTCTATGCGGTTGTTTAGATTAGGGATATTGAGTTGAGAATGCAACTTAGCTATCTGTAAATACGTCCTCTATTTGTAAGTTCTCACACAACTCTATTTTCACAGGATTATGATTAACTGGAATGGATTTTTGGTAAAATACCGTTTAGGCAGACGACCTTGGTTTTACCCGTTGATTTCCTTAAGTGTGGCTTTGAGCCTGTGCTTGAGTACACCTCTACCAAGTAAAGCTTTCGATTTTTTACCGCTGTTATTGCAAGGTGTACAGGTATTTCAGTTGTCGAATATGTCTGCTCGTCAGGAAGTTGAGCTTGGTAAGCAGATGAATGATCAATTGCGCCAAGAAGTCATAATTTCTCGTAATCAACAGCTTAATAGCTATGTAGACCAGATTGGTAGACGTTTAGCCGCTAATAGCGATCGCCCTAATATCCCTTATACTTTTCAAGTGGTTGAGGATAAAGCAGTAAATGCTTTTGCCACTGTGGGTGGTTTCGTTTATGTGAATACAGGGTTGCTAGAAGCTGCGGACAATGAAGCAGAACTAGCGAGTGTTATCGGTCATGAGATGGGTCATATTGAAGGTCAACACCTAGTTAAGCAGATGCGACAAAGAGCGATCGCTAGTGGTGTGGCTACAGCCGCCGGCTTAAGTCGCAGTCAAGCAGTAGGTATAGGTGTGGATTTAGCTCTCAATCGTCCTCGTAGTCGTCAAGATGAATATGATGCTGATAAAAGAGGACTAGCAAGTTTAACGCGGGCTGGTTATTCTCAGTTAGCGATGGTTTCGTTTATGAAAAAGCTACAGGGAAGAAGTTCGGTTCCCACATTTTTGAGTACACACCCTGGAGCAAGCGATCGCGTTAAGGCTCTCCAAAATCAAATTAATAGCCGACCTAGCAATGGAAATTATGGCTTAGACAGTACAGGTTATAAGGCTAATATCCGAGCTTTTTTACGATAAAAAATAAAGTAGTGAAAAATTGTAGGGTGGGTTAGCGTAGCGTAACCCACCATTATTCCTTCAGTTTATGTTGTGGGTTACGGATTACCCAGCCTACAAATTAGAGAATTTTTTATTTGGAAGTCTCTAACTAAAAAACTTTTTCACCACGCCATCAATAGAGACATTCCAGAGAACGTCTCTACTAAATTGGGATATTTTCTACTTACTAGCTTGTTCGGTTAGTTTGGTGAGTACGTCATTTGAACGTTCAACAAAGGATTTCATTCCTTCAGCATCAAAGCCTTTTTGAGACATCAACGCTAAATCATAAACGTGTTGACAAATCATTTTCACCAATTGATCTGTAGGTGACTCACCATCACCTTGAATAATACTACCTTGGCTGAGATGTGTCAGGTTTTGAATCAAGGGATGTGCAGTATTTACTAACAAAATATGATCTTCAGGAAAATCAGCATTTTGCTGTTGCATCATTGCGGTCATTTCCCGCATACGACGGAGAATCTCTGGTAACAACACCATTGCGGGTGGTGTTCCTTGAGGATTATCTGATTTTAAAGCTTCGGTGCGGATATTAAGTTTGGGTTTATTGAGTGCTTTCTCAAATAATTCTTTGATTGACTCACTCTTAGTTTTGTTAGTGGTGGGATCAACTATTTCCCCTGATTTATCATCCAACAAAGTATTGTCTAAGTCAGAATCTACCCGTGTAAATTTGACATCTTGATATTCTCTTTCTAGGAAGTTAATAAAATGGGTATCAATGAAGGAGTCCATAAATAGGACTTCTAAACCTTGATTTTTGTGTAGTGCGATGTATGTAGCTTGACTCGCTTCATCTGTGCTGTAAAAAACGCGGTTTTCGTTGCGTTCTTTGTTGCGTTCTAGATATTCCTTGATGGTGGTGTAAGGTGTGCTGCTGTTAGTGTGAGATGGGTTGATATCTTGCCACACATCACTATCTGAAGATTGTACTTCAACTGTGGGAGTTTCGGCAGTTTTGGTTGCTAATGTGGCGGTGCTGCGGAAGATGAGGATGTCTTCGACTTGTTTTTTAAATTTATCGTCGTTGAGAACGCCAAATTTAACGAAGGTTCCTAAATCTTTCCAGGCACTGATATATTGTTCTCTGTTATCGCGGTATAATTCTTTGAGACGATCGCCTACTTTCTTGGCTATGTAGTCACCAATTCTCTTCACAGTGCGATCGCCCTGCAAAGCACTACGAGAAACGTTCAAAGGTATGTCAGTGCTATCAATTACACCCCGCATCGGCATTAAAAACTGGGGAATAATCTCTTCACAATTATCACTAACAAACACCTGATTGCAGAATAACTTGATTTGTCCCTTTGTCACATCCACATCAGGACGCATTTTTGGGAAATACATAATCCCGTTCATCATAAACGGATAATCAGTATTCAAATGCACCCATAACAGAGGTTCTTCTTGGAAAGGATAGAGATAGCGGTAAAATTCTAAATAATCTTCATCCGTGAGATTACTGGGAGATTCTCGCCAAGCTGCTTTTTGTTTATTTAATACTTCACCTTCCAATTTAATGGGAACTGGCATGAAGTCGCAGTAAGTTTTCACCAGATTTCTAATTCTGGCTGCTTCTAAAAATTCCTCTTCTTCACCTTCGAGAGTGAGGGTAATCGTAGTCCCGCGAGTGGTGCGGTTTGACTCTGATAAAGTAAAGGCTGGAGAACCGTCACAAGTCCAATGAACCGCTTGAGAACCTTCTTTGTAAGAGAGAGTATCAATTTCTACTTTTTTTGCCACCATGAAGGAAGAATAAAAACCTAAACCAAAGTGACCGATAATTGGTTGGTCTGATTTACCTTCATACTTGTGGATAAATTCTTCCGCACTAGAGAAAGCAACTTGGTTAATGTATTTTTTTACTTCCTCAGCCGTCATACCGATACCAGTATCGCTGATGGAGAGAGTTTTGTTATCTTTGTCAATAGCGATCGCAATTTCGTCTTCGCCGATATCTCCACTATACTCTCCAGCGCGGGCTACCATTTTTAATTTTTGGATAGCATCTACTGCGTTGGATACGAGTTCCCGCAAGAAGATTTGATGATCTGAATATAGAGACTTCTTGATAATTGGGAAAATATTCTCAGTATGTATACTGATAGTGCCTTGTTCTAGCATAGTTATCCGTCTGTTTTACTTGCAGATATCATTCTGAATACTAATTTTCGACGATATATGTCTTTTTGGAGGTAAGGAATACCTCTTAATAATGATTCGGATTACACTACCATCACCGGGAATAGCGACTGGGGACTGGAAAGAGAATTTTAAGTGACAAGTTGTAGCAAATTTAGTTGCTGGTTTTAAGTAGTTATGTTGAAATAAGGATATTCGATTAGTAATAACTCTATGGAACCTACAACTTTAGCGATCGCTATTGCTACTATATTTCTAACCAAAGCCTTAGAAAAATCTGGTGAGACATTTAGCGAGAGTTTAACAAAAAAGGTTGGTGAAGCACTGGCTAAAATCCGCAACCATTCCCCAGAAACAGCCACAGCATTAGTAGCAGGTAATCCAGAAGCATTAAATCTCAATCCAGAAGTCCTTAACCAAATTCCTGATGATCCGATTTTTGCCGAGTTGGTGACTACTGCTGATGTAGAAGAAAATGCCACATTTGCGGACAAATATCAAGCCCTGAAATCAGGTGGCACAATTAACATTATTGGTAAACAGATTAACATTTCACAAGCTGGTACAGGTGGTACTCAAACAAACAACTTCAGTAATTTCTGAATCTATGATGAAAGTACGAGAAGTCATCAACTTGCTTGAATCAGATGGCTGGTATTTGGTAACAACAGAAGGTAGTCATCGTCAGTTTAAACATCCAACAAAGCCAGGTAAAGTAACTGTATCGGGCAAAATGAGTGATGATGTCAGAAAAGGAACGTTAGGAAGCATTCTCAGACAAGCAGGACTCAAATGATGGATAAGTATCTGATCGTTCTGGAAAAAACCGAAACAGGATTTTCCGCATACTCCCCTGATGTGTGGGGTTGTGTTGCTACAGGTGAGACACTGGAAACAACTTTAGAAAATATGCGTTCAGCCCTAGTTTTCCATCTTCAAGATAACGAATCAATTCCTCAACCTCGTGGTATTGATGCTTATTTGGATGCGTTGCGCGAATCAGAGGGTGAGGAATTTTATCTCACACATATTGGGGTAGAAGTTTTGAAGTGAGAAATTTAATTCAGGAGGTTTGAGTTATGGAAGAATTACTAGAACTTCAACAATTACTGATTAATGGCAATATTTCTGGTGCATTGCTGCTAGTTGAAGAAATGACCGAAATGAGCAAAGATGACAAACTGAATAAAATTTTTAGTTTTGGCAAAATTATTCTTCTGCATCTAATTCAGCAAGCTGCGGAAAAACGGACAACTAGATCATGGAATTTGTCTATTGCTAATGCAGTGAAAGAAATCCAACGCACAAACAAACGTCGTAAATCTGGGGGAATATACTTTACAACTGAAGAATTGCGAGAAACTTTAGAAGATGCCTATGATTTGTCATTAAATTGTGCAGCCAAAGAAGCATTTGAAGGTAGATATGAAACTGAAGAATTAGCAGCAATGGTAGATAAAGAAATGATATTACAACAGGCTATTGCTTTAATCTTAGAAAATGTCATATAGACAACAATAATTTTCTCGTTCTTATACTATGTTTCTCGTTCCCATACTCTGTATGGGAATGAATTCTAGAAGTCTCTGACTTCAATAATAGCAGAGGCAGAGCCTCGATGATAGCATTCCCAGTCTGAGACTGGGAACGAGATAAACACTTTTTAACTACAATTTTCCTATGAACTTTAACAACATTGACAAACAAATAATTATCACACAAGCCGGCGAAGGTAATACCCAAATTAATAACTTTCCCTCTCTTCCACCACAACTACAAACAAACCCTTTCACACCACCCCAACCCCGTAAAGGTGGACTGTTTGGACGCGAAGAGGAATTAGAAAAACTACATCAATTATTGCAAAGTGGTAAAAACGTCTGCGTTGTCTCCGGTATGGGAGGAGTTGGTAAAACTGGACTCGTGCGAGAATATGCCAATTTAACAGAATGCACATCATTTTTTACTGGTGGAGTCTATTATATTGATGCCAGAGATAGGCAAAATATGGCTGCGGAAATTATCGCTTTGACTAAATGGAGATTTAAAGCCGAGTTACCAGCAGATTTATCTACTCAACAAATGGTAAAGGCTTGTTGGCAAGCATGGAAAGGGCAAACAGAAAATGTATTATTGATTCTTGATGATGTATCTGGGTTAGCGGAGAATATCAAAACCTATTTACCACCAACAGATTTAGTTTCCATGCGGTTGTTGATGACTTCGCGGGAAACACCAGATAAACGCATTGCGGAAAAATTAGAATTACAGGTATTGTCAGAAGCAGCAGCAGTAGATTTATTAGCTTCAATAATTGGACAATCACGAGTTGATCAAGAACCAGAACAGGCTAAACTACTTTGTTATGAGTTGGGATATTTGCCTTTAGCTTTAGAATTGGTGGCATATTATTTAGATGATGAAGACTATCAAGATTTATCACTGTTAGCAATGCGTGGTAAGTTGCAAGAAAAAGTTAAACATCCTTCACTGTCACCGGAACAAGTACCGGGAGGAATGCAAGCACAAAGAGGTTTACAAGCTGCATTTGATTTGAGTTGGGATGAATTAAAACCGGAAGCTAAACATCTCGCTTGTGTGTTAGGTGCTTTTGCAGCTTCTCCTGTTTATTGGGGTTTTGTGACAAGAATTTATCAACAGTTGCAAGGTGAATCATTTAATGAGGATAATTTAAAAGACCGTTGGTTAAAATCTTTAAGAAAACTGCATTTGGTGATAACTGTTGAAGAAAATATTTATAATTTACATTTGCTTATTCACGACTATTTTAGTCAACAGTTTAAACAGCACTCTGATTACAGCCAAATTAAACAAGTATATTGTAATGTGTTTGTTGATATTGCTGGTGATGTTGAACAATCAAGCAATTTAGAAACATTCAATTTAATTGAACCACATCTCAAAAAGATGATTGCTTGGCGTAAAAGTAATGAAAATACTCAACTTGCTTACAGTTTAAATCAATTAGCACTACTGTATGAATCACAGGGACGGTACAATGATGCTGAACTTCTTTATTTGCAATCTTTGGATATCAGCAAACGCCAACGAGGTGCTGACCATCCCCTTGTGGCTTCCAGTCTCAACAATTTGGCAGGAATATATGAATCACAAGGACGGTACAATGATGCTGAACTTCTTTATTTGCAATCTTTAGATATCAGAAAATGCCAATTAGATAATGATCATCCCGATATTGCTACCAGTCTCAATAATTTGGCATTACTATATAAGTTACAAGGACGTTACAACGATGCTGAATCTCTTTTTTTGCAATCTTTAGATATCAGAAAACGCCAATTTGTTGCTGATTATTCAGATGTTGCACAAAGTCTCAATAATTTAGCAGAACTCTACACTTTACAAGGAAATTACAACGAAGCTGAACCTCTTTATTTACAATCTTTAGATATCAGTAAACATCAATTAGGTAATGACCATCCCAATGTTGCTACCAGTCTCAATAATTTGGCAGAACTGTACAGGTTACAAGGACGCTACAACGATGCTGAACCTCTTTATTTGCAATCTTCAGAAATCAGAAAATGCCAATTAGGTGCTGATCATCCCGATATTGCACAAAGTCTCAATAATTTGGCATTACTTTATTATTTACAAGGAAATTACAACGAAGCTGAACCTCTTTATTTACAATCTTTAGAAATCTGGAAACGCCAATTAGATGCTGAGCATCCCAATGTTGCTACCGGTCTCAATAATTTAGCAGTGTTATATGAAGTGCAAGGACGCTACAACGAAGCTGAACCTCTTTTTTTGCAATCTTTAGATATCAGAAAACGCCAATTAGGTGCTGAACATCCTGATGTTGCTGACAGTCTCAATAATTTAGCAGAATTATATAGAAATCAAGGACGTTACAACGATGCTGAAACTCTATATTTACAATCTTTAGAAATCTGGAAACGTCAATTAGGTACTGACCATCCTGATGTCGCGCAAAGTCTTAATAATCTGGCATTACTTTACCATTCACAAGGACGTTATAACGATGCTGAACCTCTTTATTTACAATCTTTAGAAATCAGAAAACGCCAATTAGGTGCTGACCATCCCTCTGTAGCTACCAGTCTGAATAATTTGGCATTATTGTATGAATCACAAGGTAAATACTCAGAAGCTGAAGATTTAGCTCAACAAGCATTGGCAATATATCAAAACAGATTAGGTAATCAACATCCTAATACGCAAAACGCAGCAGTTACAGTAAAGTTATTGTATGTAATGGGACTTTTACATTGCAATAAAGAAACATTGATTAGTATTCTCCAAGCACTTGCACAACAAGCAAACTTTCCCGCACTTAATACAGAAACAGCCTTAACCTTACTAGAAATGATAGAAAGCAATCCTGAACACTTGTCATCTATTCGAGAGTATTTGCAACAGCAAACAGAAGCATCTGATAGCGATACGTAATAATAAAATTGTCTGAATCAGGATGTCCAGGATTATAGGATTTACAGGATTATGAGTGTCAAATTACTTGATAAATTACTCAAATTCTGAATAATATCATGTTTGAGTCAAATAAATATAGTGCGATTTTGTGGTAAATTCTCACAAAAATAACTGTCTGAATCAGGATGTCTAGGATTATAGGATTTACAGGATTATGAGTGTCAAATTACTTGATAAATTACTCAAATTCTGAATAATATCATGTTTGAGTCAAATAAATATAGTGCGATTTTGTGATAAATTCTCACAAAAATAACTGTCTGAATCAGGATGTCTAGGATTATAGGATTTACAGGATTATGAGTGTCAAATTACTTGATAAATTACTCAAATTCTGAATAATATCATGTTTGAGTCAAATAAATATAGTGCGATTTTGTGATAAATTCTCACTAAAATAACTGTCTGAATCAGGATGTTCAGGATTATAGGATTTACAGGATTATGAGTGTCAAATTACTTGATAAATTACTCAAATTCTGAATAAGTCATGTTTGAGTTAACTAAATATAGTGCGATTTTGTGGTAAATTATCATAAAACTAATTGTCTGAATCAGGATATCCGGGATTATAGGATTTACAGGATTATAAGTTCCAAAATACTTGATAAATTACTCAAATTCTGAATAATATCATGTTTGAGTCAAATAAATATAGTGCGATTTTGTGGTAAATTCTCACAAAAATAACTGTCTGAATCAGGATGTCCAGGATTATAGGATTTACAGGATTACAAGTGTCAAAATACTTGATAAATTACTCAAATCCTGAATAGAATCATGTTTGAGTTAACTAAATATAGTGCGATTTTGTGGGAAACTCTCACAAAACTAATTCGGATTCCCGTAATTTATAATTAACTTACCAAAAACCATTGAGAACAACTACCAAAACCATAGATAGAAAACTGCTTAGATAGAAAATGACGCAATAATCAAAGTTAAGCCTATGAATCATCCACAATAATGACTCTTATACATCTCATCCTGTAAATCCTTAAATCCTGGACATCCTGTTCGCGTAGCGTGGCGTTAGCCATATCAGACAATTATTCTTGAAATATCCGACAACAATACATAAAAGCTGTTTAATTTCTAATCAGCTTATTGTTTATAAAAAATGTTAATCTGAAAATAACAGGAGGAAAGTATATGACTATAAAAGAGCAATTGATTCATGAAATTGAACAAGCACCAGAAAATATAGTTTCACAATTACTTGATTTTTTACATCTTCTCCAATTTCAACCACAACTATCATCCTCAGTCACTGAGACAGATGAAAGCCTTTTGAATTGCATTAACGGCTTCATGGTGATTAAAGCACAAGGTTCTTTACCGGATATTGATTGGGTTTCTTTTGTCCGTGAAGAAAGAATCAACGATATTACATCACAATGAAAGCACTATTCGACACAAATATCCTGATTCAGACAATTAGAAGTTTTGCCAAATTAAGAGGGAGATTCAAAACTTACATCTTCATAAACATCATTTATAGGACAGTGAAAATCTACACTTGCTAAATGTAAATTTTCCCCCTTTCCATAACTATAAAATAACCATTGACCTTCTGAATTACGACGGAAAACTTCTACATTGATTTTATTTTGACTGACTAAAACATATTCCTGAAGTGATTCTAAATTACGATAGTCAGCAAATTTATCACCTCTATCAAAAGCTTCTGTAGTTGGTGATAAAACTTCGATAATTAAACAGGGATAACGTAAAAAGTTATTAAAGGCTTTATCTCTTTGATCACAACTAACAATTACATCAGGATAATAATAGATATCCATTGTTTCAATATGCGCTTTTGTGTCGGAAATATAAGCTTGACATCCACTTCCGCGCAGATGATTTCTTAACATAGCAAACATATTGCCACTAATAACTACATGAGTATTACTAGCACCAGCCATTGCGTAAACTTCTCCCTGTCTATATTCATGTTTGATAGGGCTGGTTTCTTCCCCTTGGAGATATTCGGTGGTGGAAATATATTGATAATTGGGATTTGCAATCATAAAAAATACCCTGGGTAAATATATTAGATCATGCAATATAATCTCGTGGGGGTAATTATCCGCCCCACAAGATATATAAACTTACACTTCAGAAGATGCTTCTATTAATTTCACCGTCTTTTTCTCCACTGATACTGTAACTGATTGTTTTTTTGAGAATGTCAGACCATGTTCACCTTTATCAATCATAATTGTGTCACCAGAAATAAAAGTATTTTCTAATAACTTGGTAGCAAGGGGGTTTTCAACTTCGCGCTGAATTGACCTTTTTAACGGACGTGCGCCATAAACTGGATCATAACCTGCTTCTACAAGATGGTCACAGGCAGCTTGGGAGATTTCAAAGGATATTTTTTGCTCTTTTAAGAGATTTTCCACCCGTTTGAGTTGAATACGGATAATATGCCGCATTTCTGAACGGTTGAGGGTGTGGAAGAGAATCAAGTCATCAACGCGGTTCAGGAATTCGGGACGGAAGTGACTTCTTAAACCTTCCATAACTCGGTTTCGCATCATATCATACTTGCTATCATCACCAGCGACATCGAGAATATGTTCACTACCGATGTTGCTAGTCATGACTATGACGGTATTGCGAAAATCTACAGCCCGTCCTTGGGAATCAGTAACTCTACCATCATCTAATACTTGCAGCAAAATATTAAATACATCGGGATGGGCTTTTTCTACTTCATCTAAAAGCACTACAGAATAAGGATGACGGCGAATTGATTCGGAAAGTTGTCCACCTTCTTCGTAGCCGATGTAACCAGGAGGCGCACCCACGAGGCGAGAAACCGAGTGTTTTTCCATATACTCGGACATATCTAACCGGACTAAAGCATCATCAGAATCAAAGAGAAATTGAGCTAAAGCGCGGGCGAGTTCGGTTTTACCCACGCCAGTTGGCCCCATAAACAGAAATGAACCAATGGGGCGCGAGGGGTCTTTCATCCCTGCACGGGCGCGACGAATAGCCGCAGAGACGGCGGAAACGGCTTCTTCTTGACCGATGACCCGTTCATGTAAATGGCTTTCTAGTTGGAGTAATTTTTGCCGTTCTGATTCCAAAAGCCGATTTACGGGTATTCCTGTCCATTTGGCAACGATTTCGGCAATATCTGCTTCTGTGACTTGTTCCCGGAGTAGGGTTGAACCTTGATTTTTAATTGCTGAAAGTTCCGCTTCTTTGGTTTCAAGATCATGCTGTACTCCCTCCAATTTACCGTACCTCAGTATGGCAGTTTTTTCGTGGTCATAGGCGCGTTCTGCTTGTTCAATTTGTACTCTTAAAACTTCTTCTTCTTTTTTTAAAGCACTAATAGCTTCTAATAGCTGCTTTTCTCCTTGCCATTGCTCATTAAATTTTTGCTGTTTAACCGTTAATGTGCTAATTTCTTCTTCAATCCGGTCTAAACGCTCTTTTGTTTGAGCAGTACCATTTTCTTCTCTAGTTAATGAAACTTTTTCCATTTTCAGCTGCATTAAACGTCTGTCAATGGTTTCCAATTCGGCTGGTTTGGAGGTAATCTCCATTTTCAACTTCGCTGCGGCTTCGTCTACTAAGTCAATGGCTTTATCGGGGAGAAACCTGTCAGCAATGTAACGCGCTGATAAAGTTGCGGCTG includes:
- a CDS encoding DUF4330 domain-containing protein — its product is MPILDSKGRLFGKINLLDLGAGLVILLVIIGIFIYPGTSGSVAQVGTKTLPIEVDLVVRGLNVRDPEQLFKQGFNKGGKTNVIIRNQPHGEIGIKSIQELPRTITVPQPDGSVKELPDPRANNFSRDFLLTLEGKAQVTNGGPVLGNSKVKIGMPFELEGFNYNFNASVIDIRLNNK
- a CDS encoding M48 family metallopeptidase, yielding MINWNGFLVKYRLGRRPWFYPLISLSVALSLCLSTPLPSKAFDFLPLLLQGVQVFQLSNMSARQEVELGKQMNDQLRQEVIISRNQQLNSYVDQIGRRLAANSDRPNIPYTFQVVEDKAVNAFATVGGFVYVNTGLLEAADNEAELASVIGHEMGHIEGQHLVKQMRQRAIASGVATAAGLSRSQAVGIGVDLALNRPRSRQDEYDADKRGLASLTRAGYSQLAMVSFMKKLQGRSSVPTFLSTHPGASDRVKALQNQINSRPSNGNYGLDSTGYKANIRAFLR
- the htpG gene encoding molecular chaperone HtpG, which produces MLEQGTISIHTENIFPIIKKSLYSDHQIFLRELVSNAVDAIQKLKMVARAGEYSGDIGEDEIAIAIDKDNKTLSISDTGIGMTAEEVKKYINQVAFSSAEEFIHKYEGKSDQPIIGHFGLGFYSSFMVAKKVEIDTLSYKEGSQAVHWTCDGSPAFTLSESNRTTRGTTITLTLEGEEEEFLEAARIRNLVKTYCDFMPVPIKLEGEVLNKQKAAWRESPSNLTDEDYLEFYRYLYPFQEEPLLWVHLNTDYPFMMNGIMYFPKMRPDVDVTKGQIKLFCNQVFVSDNCEEIIPQFLMPMRGVIDSTDIPLNVSRSALQGDRTVKRIGDYIAKKVGDRLKELYRDNREQYISAWKDLGTFVKFGVLNDDKFKKQVEDILIFRSTATLATKTAETPTVEVQSSDSDVWQDINPSHTNSSTPYTTIKEYLERNKERNENRVFYSTDEASQATYIALHKNQGLEVLFMDSFIDTHFINFLEREYQDVKFTRVDSDLDNTLLDDKSGEIVDPTTNKTKSESIKELFEKALNKPKLNIRTEALKSDNPQGTPPAMVLLPEILRRMREMTAMMQQQNADFPEDHILLVNTAHPLIQNLTHLSQGSIIQGDGESPTDQLVKMICQHVYDLALMSQKGFDAEGMKSFVERSNDVLTKLTEQASK
- a CDS encoding type II toxin-antitoxin system HicA family toxin, with protein sequence MKVREVINLLESDGWYLVTTEGSHRQFKHPTKPGKVTVSGKMSDDVRKGTLGSILRQAGLK
- a CDS encoding type II toxin-antitoxin system HicB family antitoxin, yielding MMDKYLIVLEKTETGFSAYSPDVWGCVATGETLETTLENMRSALVFHLQDNESIPQPRGIDAYLDALRESEGEEFYLTHIGVEVLK
- a CDS encoding DUF29 family protein, which gives rise to MEELLELQQLLINGNISGALLLVEEMTEMSKDDKLNKIFSFGKIILLHLIQQAAEKRTTRSWNLSIANAVKEIQRTNKRRKSGGIYFTTEELRETLEDAYDLSLNCAAKEAFEGRYETEELAAMVDKEMILQQAIALILENVI
- a CDS encoding tetratricopeptide repeat protein — its product is MNFNNIDKQIIITQAGEGNTQINNFPSLPPQLQTNPFTPPQPRKGGLFGREEELEKLHQLLQSGKNVCVVSGMGGVGKTGLVREYANLTECTSFFTGGVYYIDARDRQNMAAEIIALTKWRFKAELPADLSTQQMVKACWQAWKGQTENVLLILDDVSGLAENIKTYLPPTDLVSMRLLMTSRETPDKRIAEKLELQVLSEAAAVDLLASIIGQSRVDQEPEQAKLLCYELGYLPLALELVAYYLDDEDYQDLSLLAMRGKLQEKVKHPSLSPEQVPGGMQAQRGLQAAFDLSWDELKPEAKHLACVLGAFAASPVYWGFVTRIYQQLQGESFNEDNLKDRWLKSLRKLHLVITVEENIYNLHLLIHDYFSQQFKQHSDYSQIKQVYCNVFVDIAGDVEQSSNLETFNLIEPHLKKMIAWRKSNENTQLAYSLNQLALLYESQGRYNDAELLYLQSLDISKRQRGADHPLVASSLNNLAGIYESQGRYNDAELLYLQSLDIRKCQLDNDHPDIATSLNNLALLYKLQGRYNDAESLFLQSLDIRKRQFVADYSDVAQSLNNLAELYTLQGNYNEAEPLYLQSLDISKHQLGNDHPNVATSLNNLAELYRLQGRYNDAEPLYLQSSEIRKCQLGADHPDIAQSLNNLALLYYLQGNYNEAEPLYLQSLEIWKRQLDAEHPNVATGLNNLAVLYEVQGRYNEAEPLFLQSLDIRKRQLGAEHPDVADSLNNLAELYRNQGRYNDAETLYLQSLEIWKRQLGTDHPDVAQSLNNLALLYHSQGRYNDAEPLYLQSLEIRKRQLGADHPSVATSLNNLALLYESQGKYSEAEDLAQQALAIYQNRLGNQHPNTQNAAVTVKLLYVMGLLHCNKETLISILQALAQQANFPALNTETALTLLEMIESNPEHLSSIREYLQQQTEASDSDT
- a CDS encoding Uma2 family endonuclease, whose amino-acid sequence is MIANPNYQYISTTEYLQGEETSPIKHEYRQGEVYAMAGASNTHVVISGNMFAMLRNHLRGSGCQAYISDTKAHIETMDIYYYPDVIVSCDQRDKAFNNFLRYPCLIIEVLSPTTEAFDRGDKFADYRNLESLQEYVLVSQNKINVEVFRRNSEGQWLFYSYGKGENLHLASVDFHCPINDVYEDVSFESPS